A window from Pichia kudriavzevii chromosome 5, complete sequence encodes these proteins:
- a CDS encoding uncharacterized protein (PKUD0E05240; similar to Saccharomyces cerevisiae YOR067C (ALG8); ancestral locus Anc_5.669), with protein MATSTKKTAHGYNYSLWNIWVASTLLKVLLFPSYHSTDFDVHRNWLSITSLLPLKDWYIDSTSQWTLDYPPFFAYFEWVLSRFVSKSVADDGCIALVPAGNYGTRTIFFQRSTVIVSEIVLFVALQWFINTARTNREKRRNFVISASIVLSPGLFIIDHIHFQYNGFLFGIFVLSIINAKMGNHVACGFWFSVLLCFKHIFLYVSPAYFIFLLSGYCLNPPPAKINMSSLIQIIRWKNLFKLGVTVLGVFFVAFAPFIYYGVFPQLVERLFPFSRGLTHAYWAPNVWAIYSFLDRLLVQIAKKMPILYRIFNTSPLLVNDSLTRGIVGDVKFTFLPQIEPNHTFILTLFYQLMSLIPLFIQPTFERFVGSLSLCAFSSFLFGWHVHEKAIMLIIVPLTFVVCQDRKLLPPFQLLTSAGYVSLFPLLYGSAEWMFKSLITFAWFIVFQTSFSGVVHKSRRISTRVVVLDRLNLVYMLLFTPMCIINQVLDIQSRNFQILKKLEFFQLMMFSVYCSFGVISSWSSISWLYFLDDSIWVNKEGEDLRDVKVV; from the coding sequence ATGGCTACTTCGACAAAGAAGACAGCACATGGGTACAACTACTCGCTGTGGAACATCTGGGTGGCGTCTACGCTTTTGAAAGTGTTACTTTTCCCATCTTATCATTCGACTGATTTCGATGTCCATAGGAATTGGCTCTCTATAACCTCACTTTTACCCTTGAAGGATTGGTACATTGATTCCACGAGTCAATGGACGTTAGACTATCCGCCATTTTTCGCATACTTTGAATGGGTTCTTTCGAGGTTTGTTTCGAAATCCGTAGCTGATGATGGGTGTATAGCACTGGTTCCAGCCGGCAACTATGGAACAAGGACGATTTTCTTTCAGAGAAGTACAGTGATTGTTAGCGAGATTGTATTGTTTGTTGCATTGCAGTGGTTCATCAACACTGCCAGAACCAACCGGGAGAAAAGGAGGAACTTTGTCATTTCTGCGTCAATTGTGTTATCTCCTGGTTTATTTATTATAGATCATATACATTTCCAATACAATGGGTTTCTTTTCGGGATATTTGTTTTGTCCATTATTAATGCCAAAATGGGGAACCATGTGGCGTGTGGGTTTTGGTTCTCAGTGCTCCTGTGTTTCAAACATATATTTCTTTATGTTTCCCCCGcttattttattttcctaTTGTCAGGTTATTGTTTGAACCCACCACCagcaaaaataaacatgAGCAGCTTGATTCAAATCATTAGATGGAAGaaccttttcaaattgggAGTAACTGTTCTAGGAGTTTTCTTTGTCGCATTTGCACCGTTTATCTATTATGGAGTATTCCCGCAATTGGTTGAGAGATTATTCCCATTTTCTAGAGGGTTGACACATGCGTATTGGGCGCCCAATGTTTGGGCAatatattcatttttgGACAGATTACTTGTACAAATTGCGAAAAAAATGCCAATTCTTTATAGAATCTTCAATACATCGCCATTATTGGTTAACGACTCATTAACTAGAGGGATTGTTGGTGATGTTAAATTCACCTTTTTACCACAGATCGAGCCGAACCACACATTCATATTAACCCTCTTCTATCAGTTGATGTCATTGATACCACTTTTCATACAACCGACATTTGAGAGATTTGTTGGATCTCTATCACTCTGTGCATTTTCGTCATTTCTATTTGGTTGGCATGTCCATGAGAAGGCCATTATGTTGATCATTGTTCCTCTTACATTTGTCGTATGCCAGGACAGAAAACTGTTGCCTCCTTTCCAACTATTGACCAGTGCCGGCTATGTTTCTCTGTTCCCCCTATTATATGGATCGGCAGAATGGATGTTTAAGAGTCTGATTACATTTGCGTGGTTTATTGTATTCCAAACGAGCTTTAGCGGGGTCGTGCATAAATCACGGAGAATCTCAACACGCGTAGTTGTTCTTGATAGGTTGAACTTGGTGTACATGTTGTTATTCACGCCAATGTGTATAATAAACCAAGTCTTGGACATTCAGAGTcgaaatttccaaattttgaagaaactcGAATTCTTCCAATTAATGATGTTCAGTGTCTATTGTTCCTTTGGGGTTATATCATCGTGGAGTTCGATATCGTGGCTCTATTTCTTGGACGACAGTATTTGGGTGAACAAGGAGGGTGAGGACCTGCGGGATGTGAAGGTAGTGTAG
- a CDS encoding uncharacterized protein (PKUD0E05210; similar to Saccharomyces cerevisiae YKR082W (NUP133); ancestral locus Anc_5.675), translated as MQELSFTANRFKAKQSPLTDEHPTPTDVPQKQGISCKDNILFDSEYYTLSNEYKSIPKLDEFETILDLKAVSPLVSVLTTNSRILVYNHESCSSVTHTFEIPYSPNSYNLMPLSAIISNPLNALKPDLVVIDPISGEFQFFESIKLVPSLSVLQNVVKDRITLYNAEFLTGVQLFQENSILVTTSQKRVIEVTFKDQLGNVSIKLNQVYNNRPLISSILSKTHSISEIENSSHIVSIKTYDASPIMKSIIVLESTGRVVFINHLKGSSSFNLVAQHDMELILSNVGLRFLDFEFLKNSKIGVFLTIDLKENNLVSNVFYFENSHSVPNMISNKSVPCLSLDEEIIDPKVFSFNLEKTLLVKNDKKLIIFDPNFENLASPWVEVLALNHSLIIYSAEKLPGLNDKLFLATNEGLLTFSFKESGKSGDINGFLKEHINQYLQYNKSDGPLIFDLKETSLAIATTNIRDVLSEIYDELLENKSNASGFRSFADSNLERRVFLVKNLTAYTQRNYDIQNDEVLRTKILKSCELLALAKNFLHLNTNYSLINDSDMLDHLKIGVPLTDYLQNNTKNVLTLISKYVNYILNSGTENQVIQLSSLLKELFINSIIKLDDDVKQLLGGSSLSSVFVDHFELINNVNVITRKIYNLASETTDENVLAGYNQTLIGLSCFLYYSVNEIVEYLSTRGGSALVLFDELLTKEKDKWVHVFVVMKKQRDILPLVNKYKDFAGLSALLESMREDIQTLFESEEISEIEFANMATDVEIEFDRYFEYYGYEFAEALFSYYKQNHKVNIMLQNFDKHSVHLERFLESDLSNYSFGWIHDIMNHKVGNVSNKMIEVALEYSTSLREKKFQSSLGKLATVLQMNNSSEQNSNNLMDCYNANLSITDVQECIYYCMQELGMFSNSHALDALIDSPYIRSNNFNEFRERLKEIYFKLERKGSLDILEIVDFVSLGCFQPNILTNEVPKNGGCDSTGRIVLEIYCKTLHLLKTLTNCGNISLIVGSLSMSVLLKLFLKRIFMNRDYVPLEQIVLELEKESLNISFNDHSLMLSEDEIYTLQRRSNSQIKDYEKENRVSIS; from the coding sequence ATGCAGGAACTTTCATTTACTGCAAATAGATTCAAGGCAAAACAGTCGCCACTGACCGATGAACACCCAACTCCAACTGATGTTCCTCAAAAACAAGGGATCAGTTGTAAAGATAACATTCTATTCGATTCGGAATACTACACATTGAGCAATGAGTATAAATCAATTCCTAAATTGGACGAATTTGAGACGATACTAGACTTAAAAGCTGTCTCTCCTTTAGTGTCAGTTCTAACTACAAACTCTAGAATTCTTGTTTATAACCATGAAAGCTGCAGTTCTGTTACTCATACATTTGAAATTCCTTACTCCCCGAACTCGTATAACCTCATGCCTCTTTCCGCTATTATTTCCAATCCATTGAATGCACTAAAGCCTGATTTAGTCGTTATTGACCCTATTTCTGGTGAGTTCCAGTTTTTTGAATCTATCAAGTTAGTGCCATCTTTGAGTGTCTTACAAAACGTTGTGAAGGATAGAATAACCCTTTACAATGCTGAATTTTTAACTGGTGTTCAGCTGTTCCAAGAAAATAGTATTCTTGTCACGACTTCGCAGAAAAGGGTCATTGAGGTAACATTCAAGGATCAGTTAGGTAATGTTTCCATAAAACTCAACCAAGTTTACAATAATAGGCCCTTAATCAGCTCAATACTTTCTAAGACACACAGTATTAGCGAGATTGAAAACTCTAGTCATATTGTTAGCATTAAAACATATGATGCCTCGCCAATAATGAAATCCATAATTGTCCTTGAGTCTACAGGCCGTGTTGTTTTCATTAACCATTTGAAAGGTAGTTCTTCATTCAACTTGGTTGCACAGCATGACATGGAGCTAATTTTGTCCAACGTGGGTCTCAGatttttagattttgaattcctaaaaaatagcaaaatTGGTGTATTTTTAACGATTGATctgaaagaaaataatctagtatcaaatgttttctattttgaGAATTCACATTCAGTACCGAATATGATAAGTAATAAAAGTGTTCCCTGTCTTAGCCtggatgaagaaatcattgatcCAAAGGTATTTTCCTTTAACCTTGAAAAGACCTTGTTAGTGAAAAATGATAAGAAGCTAATTATATTCGatccaaattttgaaaacttggCTAGCCCTTGGGTAGAAGTTTTGGCTTTGAATCATTCCTTGATCATTTATTCTGCAGAAAAGCTTCCGGGTTTGAATGATAAGTTGTTTTTGGCTACAAATGAAGGCCTACTTACTTTCTCCTTCAAAGAGTCAGGGAAATCTGGTGACATCAATGgatttttgaaagaacaTATTAACCAGTATCTTCAATATAATAAAAGTGATGGACCATTGATCTTTGACCTGAAAGAAACTTCTTTAGCGATTGCTACTACAAATATTAGAGACGTTCTTTCCGAAATATATGATGAGTTGCTTGAAAATAAATCTAATGCTTCTGGTTTTAGAAGCTTTGCAGATAGTAATCTTGAAAGAAGAGTTTTTTTGGTGAAAAACTTGACTGCTTACACCCAACGAAATTATGATATACAGAATGATGAAGTACTAAGAActaaaatattgaaatccTGTGAGCTTCTTGCCCTAGCCAAGAACTTTCTTCACTTGAATACGAATTATAGCCTGATTAATGATAGTGATATGCTAGATCATTTAAAGATTGGAGTTCCTCTTACTGATTACCTCCAAAATAACACCAAAAATGTCTTGACTCTCATTTCAAAATACGTTAATTACATTTTAAACTCGGGTACAGAGAACCAAGTGATTCAACTTTCATctcttttgaaagaattattTATAAACTCTATTATAAAacttgatgatgatgtcaAGCAGTTATTAGGGGGTAGTAGTTTGTCCAGTGTTTTTGTGGATCATTTTGAATTAATAAATAATGTCAATGTCATCACTAGAAAGATTTACAATTTGGCAAGTGAGACAACCGATGAAAATGTTCTAGCTGGCTATAACCAAACTTTGATTGGGCTATCATGTTTTTTGTATTACTCAGTGAAcgaaattgttgaatatcTTTCTACAAGAGGAGGTTCAGCTCTTGTGTTGTTTGACGAGCTGCTAACTAAGGAAAAGGATAAATGGGTTCATGTGTTTGTTgtaatgaaaaaacaaagagacATTTTGCCACTGGTcaataaatataaagaCTTTGCCGGTCTCTCGGCACTCTTAGAAAGTATGAGGGAAGACATTCAaacattatttgaaagcGAGGAAATATCAGAAATTGAGTTTGCTAACATGGCTACAGATGTTGAGATAGAATTCGATAGATATTTCGAGTATTATGGATATGAGTTTGCTGAAGctttgttttcttattATAAGCAAAATCACAAGGTCAATATAATGCTACAAAATTTTGATAAGCACTCAGTGCATCTAGAAAGATTTCTTGAGTCTGATTTGAGTAATTATAGTTTTGGCTGGATCCATGATATCATGAATCACAAGGTAGGAAATGTCTCCAATAAAATGATAGAGGTGGCTTTGGAATATTCGACTTCTTTGCGGGAAAAGAAATTCCAATCAAGTCTAGGAAAATTAGCCACTGTGTTACAAATGAATAATTCTTCGGAGCAGAATAGCAATAACCTGATGGATTGCTATAATGCAAACCTTTCTATTACAGATGTCCAAGAATGTATATACTACTGCATGCAAGAATTAGGaatgttttcaaacagTCATGCTTTAGATGCTTTGATTGATTCACCGTATATTCGgtccaacaatttcaacgAATTTCGTGAAAGATTGAAGGAAATTTATTTTAAACTAGAACGTAAAGGATCTCTTGACATACTTGAGATCGTTGATTTTGTCTCACTTGGATGTTTTCAACCAAACATTTTAACAAATGAGGTTCCTAAAAATGGGGGATGTGATTCTACGGGTAGAATAGTTTTGGAAATATACTGCAAAACTCTACATTTATTAAAAACCTTAACTAACTGTGGTAACATCAGCTTGATAGTTGGTTCTCTCTCTATGTCAGTTTTATTGAAGTTGTTTCTGAAGCGTATTTTTATGAACCGAGATTACGTTCCCTTGGAACAAATCGTGCTTGAGCTGGAAAAAGAGAGTCTAAATATCTCTTTTAATGACCATTCTTTGATGTTGTCTGAGGATGAAATATACACACTTCAACGCAGGAGTAATAGCCAAATAAAAGACtacgaaaaagaaaatagagTGTCCATCTCATAA
- a CDS encoding uncharacterized protein (PKUD0E05250; similar to Saccharomyces cerevisiae YER058W (PET117); ancestral locus Anc_7.239), with amino-acid sequence MSRASKITLALSTVFSIATIGAVYYMAEYEKDQLQTGPIRDKERLEKRSFNQKQRANLEEYEEQKKLFTEMQKEQPLSGEVVEGIDRSK; translated from the exons ATGTCGAGAGCATCTAAGATCACACTAGCATTATCAACAGTTTTCTCCATTGCCACCATTGGGGCCGTCTACTATATGGCGGAATACGAGAAGGAC CAACTACAGACAGGCCCGATACGGGACAAGGAAAGACTTGAGAAGCGGTCTTTTAACCAGAAGCAGCGGGCAAATCTAGAGGAGTATGAGGAGCAGAAGAAGCTCTTTACCGAGATGCAGAAGGAGCAGCCGTTAAGTGGAGAGGTTGTGGAAGGGATTGACCGAAGCAAGTGA
- a CDS encoding uncharacterized protein (PKUD0E05220; similar to Saccharomyces cerevisiae YKR081C (RPF2); ancestral locus Anc_5.674) — MIRSTKPKNARAKRALEKKESKIVENTKTALFIPGNSSNQALHDITVDLGSMKKPYIKRFTKKNNILPFEEASSIEFLSEKNDASIVVLSTNNKKRPNNLTFIRTFDYKVYDMIELQVLSDFKLFKDFKKMTFQVGLRPLFSFQGHIFDINPTFIHVKSLFLDMFHGETSNLQDVAGLQYVISVSAIEEDDNDTAISKLPLVYFRVYKLKTLKSNEPKLARIELEETGPRINFKIGRVHSADPEMEKEALKVPKQLQPKERKNIQTDSMGDQVAKIHVGKQDLSRLQTRKMKGLKSRFDQDVSDDDLEEGESNEDFADSVSDDDEPSQKKRKL; from the coding sequence ATGATTAGATCGACAAAGCCAAAAAATGCACGTGCTAAACGTGCTctagaaaagaaagagtcTAAGATAGTGGAAAATACGAAAACTGCACTCTTCATTCCAGGAAATTCCTCAAACCAAGCATTGCATGATATTACGGTTGACTTAGGTTCGATGAAGAAACCATACATCAAACGTTTCACCAAAAAGAACAATATCTTaccatttgaagaagcCTCAAGTATTGAATTCTtaagtgaaaaaaatgatgcaTCAATAGTTGTGCTATCTACCAACAATAAGAAAAGACCAAACAATTTAACCTTCATCAGAACTTTTGATTATAAAGTATATGATATGATTGAGTTACAAGTATTATCTGAttttaaacttttcaaggACTTTAAGAAAATGACTTTTCAGGTTGGTCTAAgacctttattttcattccaAGGTCATATTTTTGATATAAATCCAACTTTCATCCATGTTAAATCTTTGTTCTTGGATATGTTTCATGGTGAGACTTCTAATTTACAAGACGTTGCTGGGCTACAATATGTGATCTCTGTATCTGCCattgaggaagatgatAATGACACGGCTATCTCTAAATTGCCATTAGTCTACTTTAGAGTATATAAACTTAAAActctaaaatcaaatgaacCTAAATTGGCAAGAATTGAGCTAGAGGAAACCGGTCCAAGAATTAATTTTAAGATTGGCAGAGTTCATTCAGCTGATCCTGAAATGGAGAAGGAGGCATTGAAAGTTCCAAAGCAACTGCAAccaaaagagagaaagaataTTCAAACGGACTCTATGGGTGATCAAGTTGCCAAAATTCATGTTGGTAAGCAGGATTTGAGCAGATTGCAAACAAGAAAGATGAAGGGGTTGAAGAGTAGGTTTGATCAGGATgtttctgatgatgatttggaagaagGTGAAAGTAATGAAGATTTTGCTGATTCGGTAAGCGATGATGATGAGCCTTcccaaaagaaaagaaaattataG
- a CDS encoding uncharacterized protein (PKUD0E05230; similar to Saccharomyces cerevisiae YER054C (GIP2) and YIL045W (PIG2); ancestral locus Anc_7.230) — protein sequence MPYVPSPKSRRSSAPSLSTFSLSSSPSSVSEFAKHEHASPSPVNRDNGHLSCIGRKLSEMNISSREGSSGDSEYNDGHFIQRNNQANVSSSFTTPASNPPVPQVSPLAEDALPLSLSFIRRPSRSASMDLDVDIERIMKHNTLINSRSFTSQNPPSSPELSEPSSPRQSSFDDDMASPISPLVSQTESNHQTCRIPAGYTSPLVRKKSGELLKSSLRLNAAFKSSGAVSMPTTPTYKQVHFGTNIHVKYFDEKDKPSSISAGNSPFNSDDDLLGEDDEEDVNTGDEDEDDNDNDNDNDDDTQTLVEGSEFDTSEMECRVQLCKKFYKYSKKLVEQDSLSHLEKFKKVARIWDLDLSEFSMISYRDQIDCEVPVFVERCFLNLHKTKVIGQIAVKNISFDKSVKVRYTYDNWNTVINVDAEYTSDIPRVLKRAGYDRFVFELSTPFLISMFFQKNSYRSEPAIYFCIQYTSGNQEFWDNNHSKNYTLRFLIDTRQNSSFPDQEPLKKCANDPNCPNDSYFHHTGSTKVIRNRDKTTSENIPHPTAEKNKNSAYSIDPSFGKLKRSRSFDKRTNVSKLIKSPEFIAKGGTNQDLLKTRSCSPTSLRNTGLKDNFLNQGIDPIDSSGLKDENEYILFRLREVKNEEPSDFERTDSKAALDEIHRITDTKTYQVNEDTHTDSKDNNKNYKNHQDNCVDAKTDSKKEENLLKSKNSTNEYKGIDNESYKALVNKYCFFNGPSTVSSFLAEEETNTSNLYDSKFY from the coding sequence ATGCCATACGTTCCATCCCCAAAGAGTAGGAGATCTTCGGCTCCTTCATTGTCAACTTTTTCCCTTTCGTCTTCCCCCTCTTCAGTCTCCGAGTTTGCCAAACATGAACATGCCTCTCCTTCCCCCGTCAACAGAGACAACGGCCATTTGTCTTGTATTGGACGGAAACTGTCAGAAATGAACATCTCCTCAAGAGAGGGTTCTTCCGGAGACTCCGAGTATAATGATGGCCATTTTATACAAAGGAACAACCAAGCTAATGTTTCCTCGTCCTTCACAACGCCGGCCTCTAATCCCCCTGTTCCTCAGGTTTCACCATTGGCAGAGGACGCCTTGCCGTTATCGCTCTCCTTCATTAGGAGGCCGTCACGATCTGCAAGTATGGACCTGGATGTAGATATAGAGCGTATCATGAAACATAATACCCTGATAAATTCGAGGTCCTTCACAAGCCAGAATCCTCCCTCATCTCCAGAACTTTCGGAACCATCATCACCTCGGCAATCAtcatttgatgatgatatggCATCTCCCATTTCCCCACTGGTATCTCAAACAGAATCAAACCATCAAACTTGTAGAATCCCCGCTGGATATACAAGTCCCCTAGTGAGGAAGAAATCCGGtgagttgttgaaatcttcattgCGCTTAAATGCTGCCTTCAAATCGTCAGGTGCGGTTTCCATGCCTACTACTCCAACGTATAAGCAGGTACATTTTGGTACAAATATACATGTCAAGTACTTTGACGAAAAGGATAAACCAAGCTCAATTAGTGCTGGTAATTCGCCTTTTaattctgatgatgatcttTTGGGtgaagatgacgaagaagatGTAAATACTGgcgatgaagatgaggatgataatgataatgataatgataatgacgATGATACCCAAACACTTGTTGAAGGTTCCGAATTCGATACTTCGGAAATGGAGTGTCGTGTTCAATTATGTAAAAAGTTTTACAAATATTCTAAGAAACTCGTGGAGCAGGACTCACTTTCACATTtagaaaaattcaaaaaagtAGCAAGAATATGGGATTTGGATCTGTCTGAATTCAGCATGATATCATATAGGGATCAAATAGACTGTGAAGTGCCTGTCTTTGTCGAACGATGTTTCTTGAACCTTCACAAGACAAAAGTTATAGGACAAATTGCTGTTAAAAACATTTCCTTTGATAAAAGTGTTAAAGTTAGGTATACCTATGATAACTGGAACACCGTCATCAATGTTGATGCTGAATATACTTCAGATATTCCAAGAGTGCTAAAAAGAGCGGGCTATGATCGTTTTGTCTTTGAGCTATCGACACCTTTCTtaatttcaatgtttttccaaaagaaCAGTTATAGAAGTGAGCCAgctatttatttttgtatacAATACACTTCGGGGAATCAAGAATTTTGGGACAATAATCACTCGAAGAACTACACGCTAAGATTCTTAATTGATACCCGACAAAATTCGTCCTTTCCAGACCAGGaaccattgaaaaaatgtGCCAATGATCCAAATTGCCCAAACGATTCATACTTCCATCATACTGGCTCCACAAAAGTGATTCGTAATCGTGATAAGACTACTTCAGAAAATATACCACATCCTActgctgaaaaaaataaaaatagcGCTTATAGTATAGATCCATCTTTTGGTAAGTTGAAGAGGTCTCGGAGCTTTGATAAAAGAACTAATGTCAGTAAGCTCATCAAATCTCCTGAATTTATCGCAAAGGGAGGAACAAATCAAGATCTACTTAAGACTCGATCTTGCTCTCCTACCAGCTTAAGGAACACTGGTCTAAAGGATAATTTCTTAAACCAGGGAATTGACCCAATAGATAGCTCTGGTCTCAAAGACGAAAATGAGTATATTCTTTTCAGACTGAGAGAAgtgaaaaatgaagaacCTTCAGATTTTGAACGTACAGATAGTAAGGCAGCATTAGACGAAATCCATCGAATTACTGATACAAAAACTTACCAAGTTAATGAAGATACTCACACAGATTCTAAAGAcaataataaaaattataaaaacCACCAGGATAATTGTGTTGATGCTAAAACTGATtcaaagaaggaggaaaatCTCCtaaaatccaaaaattcCACTAATGAATACAAAGGTATAGATAATGAAAGTTACAAGGCTTTGGTCAATAAatattgtttcttcaatggaCCAAGCACGGTTTCATCTTTTTTggcagaagaagaaacgaATACCTCAAATTTGTATGACTCCAAGTTTTATTAg
- a CDS encoding uncharacterized protein (PKUD0E05290) encodes MCNTAFAIVEFPQIRDMQRETYNPYMYTSIGCSCWLFCFFFFELCSAPIVFHHLKDNTGERGMSTTAMATTKVTVPCRHLPRPSKTIHLSERQRLSALHTIQLLRRGRPVPSSLSLSLPSFISTLSVHRCHQEWQMLQCKHHQTCSAFIRFTNLKAYH; translated from the coding sequence ATGTGCAACACGGCCTTTGCGATAGTGGAGTTTCCACAGATACGTGATATGCAAAGAGAGACTTATAATCCCTACATGTATACATCTATAGGATGCTCTTGCTGGctcttttgctttttctttttcgagTTGTGCTCTGCTCCAATTGTTTTCCATCATTTAAAGGACAACACTGGCGAAAGGGGAATGTCTACAACTGCAATGGCAACAACTAAAGTGACTGTGCCATGTCGCCATTTACCGAGACCTTCCAAGACAATCCATCTCTCTGAGCGCCAACGCCTTTCTGCTCTACACACTATCCAACTGCTGCGCAGAGGTAGACCCGTCCCCTcctctctctctctatCTCTCCCCTCCTTTATCTCTACCCTGTCTGTCCACCGTTGCCACCAGGAGTGGCAGATGTTGCAATGCAAACACCACCAAACCTGCTCAGCTTTTATCCGTTTCACCAACTTGAAGGCGTATCACTGA
- a CDS encoding uncharacterized protein (PKUD0E05280; similar to Saccharomyces cerevisiae YGR133W (PEX4); ancestral locus Anc_3.495): MTTRRLLTELRNSKQLPESILELTPKGEDSLYEWTALIQPNKSSIYGGNNYRLSIHLPLEYPLEPPKIKFANPIPHSNIDLKTGDICLDILKSENWSPAWTLQTALLAVLVLLDHQEPDSPLNVDMANLCRLNDRLAMVSLINYYNLNHKE, encoded by the coding sequence ATGACCACCCGGCGCTTGCTCACAGAGCTCCGTAACTCCAAGCAGTTGCCAGAGTCTATCCTGGAACTTACCCCCAAAGGAGAAGACTCCCTATACGAATGGACTGCACTGATCCAGCCAAACAAGTCCTCCATTTATGGAGGGAACAATTACCGCTTGTCCATCCACCTCCCACTAGAGTACCCACTGGAACCGCCAAAGATAAAGTTCGCCAACCCTATACCACATTCAAACATTGACTTGAAAACAGGTGATATCTGTCTCGATATACTGAAAAGTGAAAATTGGTCCCCCGCATGGACTCTGCAAACGGCCCTCTTGGCTGTCCTTGTACTTCTCGATCACCAGGAACCAGACAGCCCTTTGAACGTCGACATGGCAAACCTTTGCCGGCTAAACGACCGTCTCGCCATGGTCTCCTTGATCAACTACTACAATCTTAATCACAAggagtaa
- a CDS encoding uncharacterized protein (PKUD0E05270; similar to Saccharomyces cerevisiae YIL052C (RPL34B) and YER056C-A (RPL34A); ancestral locus Anc_7.237), with amino-acid sequence MAQRVTFRRRNPYNTKSNQIKVVKTPGGKLVAQHVKKQATRPKCGDCGIPLPGIATLRPRGYASISKTQKTVSRAYGGSRCANCVKERVVRAFLIEEQKVVKKVLKEAAAKK; translated from the exons ATGGCTCAAAGAGTTACtttcagaagaagaaaccCAT ACAACACCAAGTCTAACCAAATCAAGGTTGTCAAGACCCCAGGTGGTAAATTAGTTGCACAACACGTCAAGAAGCAAGCTACCAGACCAAAGTGTGGTGACTGTGGTATTCCTCTTCCAGGTATTGCAACCTTAAGACCAAGAGGTTACGCATCCATCTCCAAGACTCAAAAGACTGTTTCTAGAGCATACGGTGGTTCCAGATGTGCAAACTGTGTTAAGGAAAGAGTTGTTAGAGCCTTCCTTATCGAAGAACAAAAGGTTGTCAAGAAGGTTTTAAAGGAAGCAGCAGCAAAGAAATAA
- a CDS encoding uncharacterized protein (PKUD0E05260; similar to Saccharomyces cerevisiae YER057C (HMF1) and YIL051C (MMF1); ancestral locus Anc_7.238) — MLRFARAMSTKVTPVISANAPPAAASYSHAIKANGFIYVSGQIPYTTENKLVDGDFQARSEQVIKNALSIVKDSNSQLENIVKVNIFLTDMNNFGKFNEIYAKYFNAHKPARSCVAVKELPLGVDVEMEVIAVEN; from the coding sequence ATGTTACGTTTTGCAAGAGCAATGTCCACCAAAGTCACTCCTGTCATTTCTGCTAACGCTCCACCTGCAGCAGCTTCATACAGCCATGCCATCAAGGCCAATGGGTTTATCTATGTCTCTGGACAGATCCCATACACGACTGAGAACAAGCTAGTCGATGGCGACTTCCAAGCGAGAAGCGAACAAGTGATCAAGAATGCCCTGTCCATTGTCAAGGATTCCAATTCACAGTTGGAGAACATCGTCAAGGTGAACATCTTTTTGACCGACATGAACAACTTTGGCAAGTTCAACGAGATCTACGCAAAGTACTTCAACGCACACAAGCCTGCTAGATCTTGTGTTGCCGTTAAGGAGTTGCCTTTAGGAGTTGACGTTGAAATGGAAGTCATTGCAGTTGAAAACTAG